The DNA region TCATCCGGGGATCCGGACAGGTCCGCTGACCTTCACTCCATGATTACCGTCAGCGTCTGCTATAAGGGAAAGGTCCAGGGAGTCGGCTTCCGTGCTTCCGTGCTCTCACTGGCAAAAGGATTTGAAGTGACCGGCTGGGTGAAGAACCTTCCCGACAGCCGCGTTGAACTTTTGGCCACCGGGGAGAAAGACGAGGTCGAGGAGTTCCTCCAGAGTATTCGCGAGAGTCATTT from Verrucomicrobiota bacterium includes:
- a CDS encoding acylphosphatase, producing MITVSVCYKGKVQGVGFRASVLSLAKGFEVTGWVKNLPDSRVELLATGEKDEVEEFLQSIRESHLAGHIESESVLPTNPDPGIKGFRILD